One Candidatus Marsarchaeota archaeon DNA segment encodes these proteins:
- a CDS encoding NAD(P)-dependent oxidoreductase, whose product MRIFVTGSNGYIGSEFIKHASINKELEIVGYDLKNGQDVLDYGGLKKAMKGSDVVVHLAAIRGPDPDKTFSEYFKVNCEGAFNVAHAALENKVKRLVYSSSTSYYGLERGIPFVKPIKEGNPIITQHVKPQDLNCRDCDIAYSTSKVIAEQILANFGLMKKLDVIILRFGPIGGRPGERWELDGISLKIENSAKALELAVRLNRKLWYEVFTITDAVPNVDLSKARSILGYNPV is encoded by the coding sequence ATGCGGATCTTCGTAACAGGCAGCAACGGATACATAGGCAGTGAATTCATAAAGCATGCTTCAATTAACAAAGAATTGGAAATAGTAGGGTACGACCTTAAAAATGGGCAGGACGTCCTAGACTACGGTGGATTGAAAAAAGCAATGAAAGGCTCTGATGTTGTGGTGCATTTGGCCGCAATACGCGGACCGGATCCTGACAAGACATTTTCAGAGTATTTTAAAGTAAATTGCGAAGGCGCATTTAACGTTGCGCATGCAGCACTGGAAAATAAAGTAAAACGGTTGGTATATTCAAGTTCAACTTCTTATTATGGCCTTGAACGCGGGATTCCTTTTGTGAAGCCTATAAAAGAAGGGAATCCTATAATTACGCAGCATGTCAAGCCCCAGGACCTGAATTGCAGGGACTGCGACATAGCCTATTCTACGAGCAAGGTGATAGCCGAACAAATCCTTGCGAATTTTGGATTGATGAAAAAGCTTGATGTGATAATACTAAGATTCGGGCCGATAGGTGGAAGACCGGGGGAACGATGGGAACTTGACGGGATAAGTCTAAAGATAGAAAATTCGGCGAAGGCGCTAGAGCTTGCGGTGAGACTCAATAGAAAGCTCTGGTATGAAGTGTTTACTATTACAGACGCAGTCCCAAACGTAGACCTGTCGAAAGCAAGAAGCATATTGGGTTACAACCCTGTATAA
- a CDS encoding 3'-phosphoesterase, which yields MPQTEEASKSFYDKILPKLKGKKFPRPLYVIHEHHATRLHWDLRLEFDGVLESWALPKEPPAEEGVKRLAVQVEPHPLLYGLWEGTIPKGNYGAGVVKIWDTGTFETLERSENKIVVNLKGKKLKGKYILVKASFSGSKSNWLFFKSSE from the coding sequence ATGCCACAAACTGAGGAGGCAAGCAAGAGTTTCTACGACAAGATACTGCCGAAACTGAAAGGCAAGAAGTTTCCGCGGCCGCTGTACGTAATACACGAGCACCACGCCACAAGGCTGCACTGGGACCTCAGACTGGAGTTCGACGGCGTGCTCGAAAGCTGGGCGCTTCCGAAGGAACCGCCTGCCGAAGAAGGCGTGAAAAGGCTCGCAGTGCAGGTAGAGCCGCATCCGCTTCTCTACGGCTTGTGGGAAGGCACAATACCGAAGGGCAACTATGGCGCAGGCGTAGTAAAGATATGGGACACCGGCACGTTCGAGACGCTGGAGAGAAGCGAAAACAAGATTGTTGTGAACCTGAAAGGCAAGAAGCTCAAGGGCAAATACATACTGGTCAAGGCTTCGTTCAGCGGCTCAAAGAGCAATTGGCTGTTCTTCAAGTCGAGCGAATGA
- the trpS gene encoding tryptophan--tRNA ligase — protein MAGDFSVTPYKVEGRIDYDILAKRFGLKIIDEELEKRIKKHTGELHFMIRRHIYYAHRELDWLLDEYEKGNKFYLYTGIAPSGPMTIGHLVPFMLTQWLQEKFDAEAYIQIPDEEKFLARGVPLDEVHRLSYDAALNIAALGFNPKRTKIFLDTEYAKTMYKNAVRVAKRITFSMVKDAFGMTNEANIGWIFYTSMQAVPAFLKSVEEGHNVPCLIPLAVDQDVHFRIARDVIGKLGYYKPAIIEAKFLPGVSGGAKMSASTASDTIYLHDTEETVRKKVNKMFTGQQATAELQRKHGGDPEKCVVCQNYKYMFEPDDKKLEAIFDAERNGTMLAGEHKADLAKRINAFLEQHRRNREMIKGRLDDFMVRD, from the coding sequence ATGGCTGGCGATTTCAGCGTGACGCCCTACAAGGTAGAGGGTCGTATAGACTACGACATACTTGCGAAGCGCTTCGGGCTCAAGATTATAGATGAAGAGCTTGAAAAGCGCATCAAGAAGCACACAGGCGAATTGCACTTCATGATACGCAGGCACATATACTACGCCCATAGAGAGCTCGACTGGCTTCTTGACGAATACGAGAAAGGCAATAAGTTCTACTTATACACAGGCATAGCGCCCTCCGGACCGATGACCATCGGGCATCTCGTACCGTTCATGCTGACACAGTGGCTGCAGGAGAAATTCGACGCCGAGGCGTACATACAGATACCTGACGAGGAGAAATTCCTGGCTAGGGGCGTGCCGCTTGACGAGGTCCACAGACTCTCATATGACGCTGCACTGAACATCGCGGCCCTCGGCTTCAATCCGAAGAGGACGAAAATCTTTCTTGACACTGAATACGCGAAGACGATGTACAAGAATGCGGTCCGCGTCGCGAAGCGCATAACTTTCTCGATGGTGAAGGACGCGTTCGGCATGACGAACGAAGCCAATATAGGTTGGATATTCTACACCAGCATGCAGGCTGTACCCGCGTTCCTCAAGAGCGTGGAAGAGGGTCACAACGTGCCATGCCTGATACCTTTGGCCGTTGACCAAGACGTGCACTTCAGGATAGCTAGGGACGTGATAGGAAAACTTGGCTACTACAAGCCAGCGATAATAGAGGCGAAGTTCCTGCCAGGAGTTAGTGGCGGTGCAAAGATGTCGGCGAGCACAGCGAGCGACACAATATACCTGCATGACACCGAGGAGACCGTGAGGAAGAAGGTCAACAAAATGTTCACAGGCCAGCAGGCCACGGCAGAGCTGCAGAGGAAGCATGGGGGCGACCCTGAAAAGTGCGTCGTGTGCCAAAACTACAAGTATATGTTCGAGCCTGACGACAAGAAGCTCGAAGCGATTTTCGATGCTGAAAGAAACGGCACGATGCTCGCTGGCGAGCACAAAGCAGATTTGGCGAAGCGCATAAACGCGTTCCTGGAGCAGCACAGACGCAACAGGGAAATGATAAAGGGCAGGCTCGATGACTTCATGGTAAGGGATTGA
- a CDS encoding CDGSH iron-sulfur domain-containing protein produces MRVIRHDRNHPFVVKMRDAPGFAKLATDEKLLNYEVHLCACGLSRHKPFCDGSHAKTSNEKAGKFYIYDIDGNGKEVQAIENLEALPNEYQG; encoded by the coding sequence ATGAGAGTCATAAGACATGACAGGAACCACCCGTTTGTGGTAAAGATGCGCGATGCGCCTGGCTTTGCCAAGCTGGCAACTGACGAAAAGCTGTTGAACTATGAGGTTCACCTCTGCGCCTGCGGCCTGTCAAGGCACAAGCCGTTCTGCGATGGCAGCCATGCCAAGACCAGCAACGAGAAGGCCGGAAAGTTCTACATCTACGACATCGACGGCAATGGGAAGGAAGTACAGGCAATCGAGAACCTGGAAGCACTGCCGAACGAGTACCAGGGCTAA
- the speD gene encoding adenosylmethionine decarboxylase: MAKNAITIQTTKQIPRVIGKHVYANMYGIDEKLIGDLDRLTRIVIKSAQVGNMHILELMTRKFNSYNGIDGGVSVIALIEESHIALHTWPESAYATIDIYSCGAKSSPELAFRYVLGELKPKNYKTSTIDRGN, translated from the coding sequence ATGGCAAAGAACGCAATTACCATACAGACGACAAAACAGATACCTAGAGTGATAGGCAAGCACGTGTATGCTAACATGTACGGGATTGATGAGAAACTTATAGGCGACCTAGACAGGCTGACCAGAATCGTGATAAAGTCTGCACAGGTAGGCAACATGCATATCCTGGAGCTTATGACGAGGAAGTTCAACAGCTACAACGGCATAGATGGCGGCGTTTCGGTCATTGCGCTCATTGAAGAGAGCCACATAGCCCTGCACACCTGGCCGGAGAGCGCGTATGCCACTATAGACATATACAGCTGCGGCGCGAAAAGCAGCCCGGAGCTCGCGTTCAGGTACGTATTGGGGGAGCTGAAACCGAAGAACTACAAGACGAGCACGATCGACAGGGGCAACTGA
- a CDS encoding 50S ribosomal protein L40e, whose amino-acid sequence MGKFPIADAAQSKIWICRRCKARNKAGSTTCRKCGYHALRPKRKNTRVKK is encoded by the coding sequence ATGGGGAAATTTCCGATAGCAGATGCAGCGCAGTCCAAAATTTGGATCTGTAGGCGCTGTAAGGCCAGAAACAAGGCAGGCAGTACCACATGCAGGAAATGCGGTTACCACGCCCTGAGGCCGAAGCGCAAGAACACGCGCGTGAAGAAGTAA
- a CDS encoding transcriptional regulator, with the protein MADLNPTEQLVVKALQDLGATKDSSIKTADDITKKCNRPKGLVNNTLVALVQKGVIKRVAREKASGYYILGEK; encoded by the coding sequence ATGGCAGATCTTAATCCAACCGAACAGCTTGTGGTCAAGGCGCTGCAGGACCTCGGCGCGACAAAAGACTCTTCGATAAAGACGGCGGATGACATAACCAAGAAGTGCAACAGACCGAAGGGCCTTGTCAACAATACCCTTGTTGCGCTGGTCCAGAAGGGTGTCATAAAGCGCGTGGCGCGCGAGAAGGCGTCAGGCTACTATATACTCGGGGAAAAGTGA
- a CDS encoding DUF2666 domain-containing protein — translation MSTPEEYIDFSAKYKDWLSIKRLAIHPDTKPEEVVFHLAGVRSTIDGKMFKILGVKTEVLDSFAVSKTSSLRAGYSSLAEALHHVDSADAKRAIEESCENKTLMPFAKTYLLNRLITSLKLDTGINQQAMSKVFPNLKPPKAPGRMGKAKAPV, via the coding sequence ATGAGCACGCCAGAAGAATACATAGATTTCTCTGCCAAGTACAAGGACTGGCTATCGATAAAGAGGCTGGCCATCCATCCTGACACCAAGCCAGAAGAGGTAGTGTTCCACCTTGCAGGCGTCCGCAGCACCATAGACGGCAAGATGTTCAAGATACTTGGCGTGAAGACTGAGGTGTTGGACAGCTTCGCGGTCAGCAAGACCTCGTCGCTCAGGGCTGGCTATTCCTCGCTCGCAGAGGCGCTCCACCACGTCGACAGCGCAGATGCCAAAAGGGCCATTGAGGAATCATGCGAGAACAAGACTCTAATGCCGTTCGCGAAGACCTATCTTCTCAACAGGCTAATAACTTCGCTCAAACTCGACACAGGCATCAACCAGCAGGCTATGTCAAAAGTGTTCCCGAACCTGAAGCCCCCGAAAGCCCCTGGCAGGATGGGTAAGGCAAAAGCTCCTGTCTAA
- a CDS encoding DEAD/DEAH box helicase: protein MAEWKELEPYSKLVNVSELEPRAYQINIIRSVLSGKNSLVVLPTGLGKTLIAIFAIAKALHEGRKAIILAPTKPLSEQHYNSLLSMLNVSSESVLLLTGAISGKKRKALEEQAAVLAATPQTIANDLASGRLSLDGFGIVIFDECHKAVGRYAYTYVANECKLKGVQLLGLTASPGSDRKRINALIETFGIQNIEIRGSLDGDVAPYVMGKSVYTQYVDKSPAINGILLRIKPVIAEHLMKLHSMGLSPYTSFERMPKGRLIEIGSNIDKIQARNYKFGALMHYVYVLHLTHAYDLLATEGIYPFLSYMDALQAKEKKSRSVEGLLRNANVMEAVRMAREAQSRGEEHPKMAKLLELMAGPLKGKSIIIFVQYRSTIKRLVELLSASGVSARPFMGKKEGITLEQQSGTISDFREGAFKVLVATSIGEEGLDIPSVDAVVFYEPIPSEIRNIQRKGRAGRIRFGEVVILVTRDTKDEAYLMVSRVRERRMVELVHRIKEGIEKGTYRFAAKEKQSQKRLF, encoded by the coding sequence ATGGCGGAATGGAAGGAACTAGAGCCCTACTCAAAGCTCGTCAATGTCTCGGAGCTTGAGCCGCGCGCCTATCAGATCAACATAATACGGAGCGTACTCTCAGGCAAGAACAGCCTTGTAGTCCTGCCAACAGGCCTTGGCAAGACACTGATAGCGATATTTGCGATAGCGAAGGCGCTGCATGAAGGCAGGAAGGCCATAATACTGGCTCCTACGAAGCCTTTGAGCGAGCAGCACTACAATTCGCTGCTTAGCATGCTAAACGTCAGCAGCGAAAGCGTGCTGCTTCTCACCGGTGCGATATCGGGCAAGAAGCGGAAGGCGCTCGAGGAGCAGGCAGCAGTCCTTGCGGCAACTCCCCAGACGATAGCCAACGACCTTGCCTCAGGCCGGCTCTCGCTTGATGGCTTCGGCATAGTCATATTCGACGAATGCCACAAGGCCGTTGGCCGGTACGCATACACGTACGTCGCGAACGAATGCAAGCTAAAGGGCGTGCAGCTTCTCGGCCTGACGGCCTCGCCCGGCAGCGACAGGAAGCGCATCAATGCGCTCATAGAGACGTTCGGCATACAGAACATAGAGATACGCGGCTCCCTCGACGGCGATGTGGCACCGTACGTGATGGGCAAGTCAGTATACACCCAGTACGTCGACAAAAGCCCGGCCATCAACGGCATACTGCTGCGCATCAAGCCGGTCATAGCTGAGCACCTCATGAAGCTCCACTCAATGGGCCTTAGCCCCTACACCTCATTCGAGCGCATGCCAAAGGGGAGGCTCATAGAGATAGGCAGCAACATCGACAAAATACAGGCCAGGAACTATAAGTTCGGGGCGCTTATGCACTATGTGTACGTGCTCCACCTTACGCACGCGTACGACCTGCTGGCTACTGAGGGCATATACCCATTCCTGAGCTACATGGATGCGCTGCAGGCCAAGGAGAAGAAGAGCAGGAGCGTCGAGGGCCTGCTCAGGAATGCGAACGTCATGGAAGCCGTGCGTATGGCCCGCGAGGCCCAAAGCAGAGGCGAGGAGCACCCTAAAATGGCTAAACTCCTAGAGCTGATGGCCGGGCCGCTGAAGGGCAAGAGCATCATAATCTTCGTGCAGTACCGTTCCACAATAAAGCGGCTTGTAGAGCTGCTCAGTGCCAGCGGCGTGAGCGCCAGGCCGTTCATGGGCAAGAAGGAGGGAATCACGCTGGAGCAGCAGAGCGGCACAATAAGCGATTTCCGCGAAGGTGCGTTCAAGGTGCTTGTCGCCACCTCTATAGGCGAGGAGGGCCTAGACATACCGAGCGTAGATGCTGTCGTGTTCTACGAGCCAATACCAAGCGAGATAAGGAACATACAGCGGAAGGGCAGGGCCGGCAGGATAAGGTTCGGAGAGGTGGTGATACTTGTCACAAGGGACACGAAGGACGAGGCCTATCTGATGGTGTCGCGCGTGCGCGAGAGGCGCATGGTAGAGCTAGTGCACCGCATAAAGGAAGGCATCGAAAAAGGAACTTATAGGTTTGCGGCCAAAGAGAAGCAGAGCCAGAAGAGGCTGTTCTGA
- a CDS encoding cation:proton antiporter — MLNVNVLFAFLAGVVFLGFILNALFDKLKVASVLPLMLIGLLIGPVFKVVSTGPSSTIVQLTPYITALALAFILFDVGLNMRFSHLRRVVVTATKFTFSLEIATGIVVAVGAFLAMHFSFGWSFAESLIFGFALAGPSAVIVPTLMKLIRMPEDLKTSLLYESVSSDMLELIVPIMLLQFIASTGIGLGAAIGTAFASIIFGAALGFIFAVVWLVVLNRFSKISKSYSWMLTIAMVLATYGVAELLGLSGAITIFVFGLAFGNLGSAKPDGTIEHEPTFIERYLSMPYDIEHVRKYQREIVFFTSTFFFVYIGMLFNVSQLNLMIVALALLLTLIFVLLRILFAPMLSKYMHGGTVRSPEGSIVYYNVARGLSPAIVATLPLAYGITIPSFLDAIFLVILVSNIAATVGIFAFYKPGKDSQQGTRPAVTPAA, encoded by the coding sequence ATGCTAAACGTAAACGTGCTGTTCGCGTTCCTTGCCGGAGTCGTGTTTCTTGGATTCATACTCAACGCCCTGTTCGACAAGCTCAAGGTCGCCAGCGTGCTGCCCCTGATGCTCATCGGCCTGCTCATCGGGCCCGTTTTCAAGGTTGTAAGCACAGGTCCATCGAGCACGATCGTGCAGCTTACCCCTTACATCACCGCACTTGCCTTAGCATTCATACTGTTTGACGTCGGGCTGAACATGAGGTTCTCGCATCTCAGGCGCGTCGTCGTGACGGCCACGAAGTTCACGTTCAGCCTCGAGATAGCTACCGGCATAGTAGTGGCAGTTGGCGCGTTCCTCGCAATGCACTTCTCTTTCGGCTGGTCGTTTGCTGAATCGCTGATATTCGGGTTTGCGTTGGCCGGACCGAGCGCAGTGATCGTCCCAACCCTGATGAAGCTGATCAGGATGCCTGAAGACCTGAAGACGTCGCTGCTGTATGAGAGCGTGTCTTCCGACATGCTGGAGCTGATCGTGCCCATAATGCTGCTGCAGTTCATCGCCAGCACAGGCATAGGCCTTGGTGCTGCGATAGGCACGGCCTTTGCATCAATCATATTTGGCGCTGCTCTCGGCTTCATATTCGCAGTCGTATGGCTGGTCGTGCTTAACAGGTTCAGCAAGATTAGCAAGAGCTACAGCTGGATGCTTACCATAGCCATGGTGCTGGCGACGTACGGAGTGGCAGAGCTGCTGGGCCTGTCCGGCGCCATAACAATATTTGTGTTCGGCCTTGCGTTTGGGAACCTAGGCTCAGCGAAGCCTGATGGAACCATAGAGCACGAGCCGACCTTTATTGAACGCTATCTCTCCATGCCATACGACATAGAGCACGTGCGCAAGTACCAGCGCGAGATCGTGTTCTTCACGAGCACCTTCTTCTTTGTGTACATAGGCATGCTGTTCAACGTATCGCAGCTTAACCTAATGATAGTCGCGCTGGCATTGCTGCTCACGCTCATCTTCGTGCTGCTGCGCATCCTGTTCGCGCCGATGCTGAGCAAGTACATGCATGGCGGTACGGTGCGCAGCCCCGAAGGCTCAATAGTGTACTACAACGTGGCGCGCGGCTTATCGCCTGCCATAGTCGCCACGCTGCCGCTTGCATATGGGATAACAATACCCTCCTTCCTCGACGCAATATTCCTGGTCATACTTGTGAGCAACATAGCCGCTACCGTTGGCATTTTCGCATTCTATAAGCCAGGGAAGGACTCGCAGCAGGGCACCAGGCCAGCTGTCACCCCTGCCGCATAA
- the hjc gene encoding Holliday junction resolvase Hjc, which translates to MHRYVKGARSERELLEIFHSNGYSVMRSAGSGVNSVSPDIIVFRQHRGMAFECKAWDRTSLAIEAEKVDVLRKWELNTGMEFYVAWRMNGKGWFFIKLSELSKADKNYTVTMKNAVSINRRVEHLLGQVPAVSP; encoded by the coding sequence GTGCACAGGTATGTCAAGGGCGCAAGAAGCGAGCGCGAACTGCTTGAGATATTCCACAGTAACGGCTATTCGGTGATGCGCTCGGCAGGCAGCGGCGTCAACTCTGTGAGCCCTGACATCATCGTGTTCAGGCAGCACAGGGGCATGGCGTTTGAGTGCAAGGCTTGGGACAGGACAAGCCTTGCGATAGAGGCAGAGAAGGTGGATGTGCTCCGCAAGTGGGAGCTCAATACCGGAATGGAGTTCTATGTTGCATGGCGCATGAACGGCAAAGGCTGGTTTTTCATAAAGCTATCGGAGCTCAGCAAGGCCGACAAGAACTACACTGTGACAATGAAGAACGCCGTATCGATAAACAGGCGCGTAGAGCATCTCCTTGGTCAAGTTCCGGCCGTCAGCCCCTGA
- the dnaG gene encoding DNA primase DnaG yields the protein MAKSYIDIVKYMVEAKFEISGSVEKPDIIGAVFGQTEGLLGSDLDLRELQKNGKIGRIEIESGSSGNKTYGKLLLPSSLGRVETCILAAAIESVDRVGPFDTSFKIEKIEDTRNEKRTKVINRAKELVKNLIETVLPDSREISDLVEAEVKSDTVVTYGPDKLPAGPDIDKSDDVVIVEGRADVVNLLKNDVTNCVSIGGATGTIPKSVVDMCSKKEVTVFLDGDRGGDIILRSLTNVAEIDFVARAPDGKEVEELTRKEIIKALRSRVPYEQSRSNGQDRQQQQHFRNDRNARFEQQQAQRQDMRQGQYREQRGQQPQHTMQQAPQPEQRTAQQAYEEGVLSPSEISNRMERRAPEPREQMERPAAQRARGPEPLGITRIGSEGPERGTELEHVDFGQKPAQGQGAQPNATYVAALNELKNTLRGRLYSMDGTMLSEIPIRELMQTVQDTKGTYSIVFDGIVTQRLIELAYANGVREVYGTRASQISKKYPDLLVYTGERGVV from the coding sequence ATGGCAAAATCATACATAGACATAGTCAAGTACATGGTGGAGGCGAAATTCGAGATATCGGGCTCGGTGGAAAAGCCCGACATAATAGGTGCAGTCTTCGGCCAGACGGAAGGGCTTCTCGGCAGCGACCTTGATTTGCGAGAGCTCCAGAAGAACGGTAAGATAGGCCGCATAGAGATCGAGTCCGGAAGCTCGGGCAACAAAACATACGGCAAGCTGCTCCTGCCGTCATCTCTCGGCAGGGTCGAGACGTGCATACTTGCTGCCGCAATAGAGTCTGTAGACAGGGTTGGCCCGTTCGACACCTCATTCAAGATAGAAAAGATAGAAGATACCCGGAACGAGAAGCGCACGAAGGTAATAAACCGCGCCAAGGAGCTCGTCAAGAACCTTATCGAGACCGTTTTGCCTGATAGTCGGGAGATAAGTGACCTCGTAGAGGCGGAAGTCAAATCCGACACTGTCGTGACGTACGGCCCAGACAAGCTGCCGGCCGGCCCGGACATAGACAAGAGCGATGACGTAGTAATAGTCGAGGGCAGGGCAGACGTCGTGAACCTGCTCAAGAACGATGTGACTAACTGTGTTTCAATAGGCGGCGCCACTGGCACAATACCAAAGAGCGTCGTCGACATGTGCAGCAAGAAGGAAGTTACCGTGTTCCTTGACGGGGACAGGGGCGGCGACATAATACTGCGCAGCCTGACTAATGTGGCCGAAATCGACTTCGTGGCTCGGGCTCCCGACGGCAAGGAGGTTGAGGAGCTGACGCGCAAGGAGATCATAAAGGCCCTGAGGTCGAGGGTTCCGTACGAGCAGTCCCGCAGCAATGGCCAAGACCGGCAGCAACAGCAGCACTTCAGGAACGACCGCAATGCACGCTTCGAGCAGCAGCAGGCGCAGCGCCAGGATATGAGGCAGGGGCAGTACAGGGAGCAGCGCGGCCAGCAGCCGCAGCATACCATGCAGCAGGCCCCGCAACCAGAGCAACGCACCGCGCAGCAGGCATACGAGGAAGGCGTGCTCAGCCCTTCAGAGATATCGAACAGGATGGAGAGGCGTGCGCCAGAGCCGCGCGAGCAGATGGAACGCCCTGCCGCACAGCGCGCCCGGGGCCCAGAACCGCTAGGGATAACGCGCATAGGCTCGGAGGGCCCTGAGAGGGGCACTGAGCTGGAGCATGTCGATTTCGGCCAGAAGCCTGCGCAGGGTCAAGGGGCGCAACCTAATGCAACGTACGTGGCTGCGCTCAACGAGCTCAAGAACACGCTCAGGGGCAGGCTCTATTCCATGGACGGCACGATGCTCTCAGAGATACCGATAAGGGAGCTGATGCAGACTGTCCAAGACACAAAAGGGACATACTCGATAGTGTTCGACGGCATAGTCACGCAGAGGCTCATAGAGCTAGCGTATGCGAACGGCGTGCGCGAGGTGTATGGAACAAGGGCGAGCCAGATATCAAAGAAGTATCCGGATCTCCTCGTATACACCGGGGAGCGCGGGGTCGTCTGA
- a CDS encoding PadR family transcriptional regulator produces the protein MVHGKAMGAAGMRSSLISRGFMGKGPRQFMIKAMLLVKISRERTYSYKLMKELLVLAKARHLETDMLGLKNEVYNSIASLEKAGFIRSSTDFSWGKTRKYYSLTPKGRSALRMMRTTIRNAVRGMSQILK, from the coding sequence ATGGTGCACGGGAAAGCGATGGGGGCAGCAGGCATGCGCAGCAGCCTGATAAGCCGGGGATTCATGGGCAAGGGGCCAAGGCAATTCATGATAAAGGCAATGCTGCTCGTGAAGATCAGTCGCGAGCGCACCTATTCCTACAAACTGATGAAAGAGCTCTTGGTGTTAGCGAAAGCGCGCCACCTCGAAACAGACATGCTAGGACTGAAGAACGAAGTCTACAACTCAATCGCATCGCTGGAGAAGGCTGGATTCATAAGATCCTCGACAGACTTCAGCTGGGGCAAAACGAGGAAGTACTACTCGCTCACGCCGAAGGGGAGGAGCGCGCTGCGAATGATGCGCACGACCATACGGAATGCCGTAAGGGGCATGAGCCAGATACTAAAGTAG
- a CDS encoding ATP-binding cassette domain-containing protein: MANIIEISNVVKKFGDFTAVDNVSISVKGGEIFGILGPNGAGKTTTINMLLSILPMTSGTIHVAGIDLAKHPGQVKQLMGMMTQETVVEADLTARQNLDIFAALYHIEEPLRSWRVAEALKEAELVKFADVKAGTFSGGMQRRLELVKSMIQDPKILILDEPTTGLDVQNRLSMWERIRALNGSGVTIILTTQYLEEADALCDRIAIIDHGKVKAIGTPSELKSMVSKGNILEITLKLSDAEKAYRVLKDKLNVPLEIRGDRILGSLEKAEPSVISKAISVLEREHIQPLAIGTHLPTMNDVFVKLTGATLRDATGEQTSNIVKMRRGMQR, from the coding sequence ATGGCCAACATAATAGAAATAAGCAATGTAGTCAAGAAGTTTGGCGACTTTACGGCAGTCGACAATGTGTCCATTTCTGTTAAGGGGGGCGAGATATTCGGGATTCTAGGCCCCAATGGCGCCGGCAAGACCACCACGATAAACATGCTGCTGAGCATACTGCCGATGACGTCAGGAACCATACATGTGGCCGGCATAGATCTAGCAAAGCATCCTGGGCAGGTAAAGCAGCTCATGGGCATGATGACACAGGAAACAGTTGTAGAAGCTGACCTTACAGCGAGGCAGAACCTCGATATATTCGCGGCGCTCTACCACATAGAAGAACCGCTCAGGAGCTGGCGTGTAGCCGAGGCGCTGAAGGAAGCCGAGCTGGTGAAGTTCGCTGATGTCAAGGCCGGCACGTTTTCGGGGGGCATGCAACGCAGGCTTGAGCTTGTAAAGTCTATGATCCAGGACCCGAAGATACTGATACTCGACGAGCCGACTACGGGGCTGGACGTCCAGAACAGGCTGAGCATGTGGGAACGCATACGCGCCCTGAATGGCAGCGGCGTCACGATAATACTCACTACGCAATACCTTGAGGAGGCCGATGCGCTCTGCGACCGCATAGCGATAATAGACCATGGCAAAGTGAAGGCCATAGGGACCCCATCAGAGCTCAAGAGCATGGTGAGCAAGGGCAACATACTAGAGATAACGCTCAAGCTCTCTGATGCGGAGAAGGCATACCGCGTCCTGAAGGACAAGCTGAATGTGCCCCTTGAGATCAGGGGCGACCGCATATTGGGCAGCCTCGAAAAGGCGGAGCCAAGCGTCATAAGCAAGGCCATATCAGTGCTCGAGCGTGAGCATATACAGCCCTTAGCCATAGGGACGCACCTGCCGACGATGAACGATGTGTTCGTGAAGCTTACGGGCGCGACGCTGCGTGACGCTACAGGCGAACAGACAAGCAACATTGTGAAGATGAGACGCGGGATGCAGAGGTAG